One Dictyoglomus sp. NZ13-RE01 genomic window carries:
- a CDS encoding limonene-1,2-epoxide hydrolase: MMDKYRIENLDQFIELWTKIYNTGGKPDWSHILPYYSDDIHFRDTIQEIKGINEFRSLVERLTKRSKELEFKIKHAVMNENIIFMEWEMVISFRGAKKSSVYGASRLTLDENGKIIDQRDYYDLWGDIFDNIPGINKLYRKIMRALFG; encoded by the coding sequence ATTATGGACAAATATAGAATTGAAAATTTAGATCAATTTATAGAGTTATGGACAAAAATTTACAATACAGGCGGAAAGCCTGATTGGTCTCACATTTTACCTTATTACAGCGATGATATTCATTTTAGAGATACTATTCAAGAAATAAAAGGTATTAATGAATTTCGATCATTGGTAGAACGCTTAACAAAAAGATCAAAAGAATTAGAATTTAAAATAAAGCACGCTGTTATGAATGAAAATATTATCTTTATGGAGTGGGAAATGGTGATATCATTTAGAGGAGCTAAAAAATCCTCTGTTTACGGTGCAAGTAGACTTACCTTAGATGAGAACGGAAAAATAATTGACCAAAGAGATTATTATGATCTATGGGGAGATATCTTTGATAATATTCCAGGAATAAATAAACTTTATAGAAAAATTATGCGTGCTTTGTTTGGGTGA
- a CDS encoding L-lactate dehydrogenase, which produces MRKILIVGAGAVGTSFAYSLMQKGLVEEIVLYDIDKNKAKGEAMDLSHGVSFVSPVKIREGDLEEAKDSDIVVITAGAKQKPGETRLQLIDRNLEIFKNLIPNIVNTGFNGIFLIVTNPVDILTYITWKISNFPREKVIGSGTVLDSSRFAYLLSQHCNVDPRSLTAYVIGEHGDTAVPAWSLTHIGGIHISEFCPICDNKCISKDVMNEIMKEIRESAYKIIQYKGATYYAIGLAVVNIVEAILRDENRILPVSSVIPDLFGIKDVPLSLPSILNRNGIRKVLNISLSSEEKEALLHSAKTLKSIIDNLDLQLVAV; this is translated from the coding sequence ATGAGAAAGATATTAATTGTAGGTGCAGGTGCTGTAGGTACTTCTTTTGCATATAGCCTAATGCAAAAAGGATTGGTTGAAGAAATAGTCCTTTACGACATTGATAAAAATAAAGCAAAAGGCGAAGCCATGGATCTTTCTCATGGAGTGTCTTTTGTAAGTCCAGTGAAAATAAGAGAGGGAGATTTAGAAGAAGCAAAAGATTCAGATATAGTGGTTATAACTGCAGGAGCAAAACAAAAACCAGGAGAAACAAGACTTCAATTAATAGATAGAAATCTTGAAATATTTAAAAATCTTATCCCTAATATAGTAAACACAGGTTTCAATGGTATATTCTTAATAGTAACTAATCCCGTAGATATCTTAACATACATTACATGGAAAATTTCAAATTTTCCAAGAGAAAAAGTAATTGGGTCTGGAACAGTATTAGACAGCTCACGTTTTGCATATCTATTAAGTCAACATTGTAATGTTGATCCCAGATCTCTTACAGCATATGTTATAGGGGAGCATGGTGATACAGCTGTTCCTGCATGGAGTCTTACACATATTGGTGGAATACATATCTCAGAATTTTGTCCTATATGCGATAATAAGTGTATTTCAAAGGATGTTATGAATGAGATTATGAAAGAAATAAGAGAATCTGCTTATAAAATAATTCAATATAAGGGAGCTACTTACTATGCAATTGGACTTGCAGTAGTTAATATTGTAGAGGCAATATTACGAGATGAAAATAGAATTTTACCTGTTTCATCAGTTATACCCGATCTTTTTGGAATAAAAGATGTTCCCTTAAGTCTTCCATCTATATTAAATAGAAATGGGATAAGAAAAGTACTAAATATATCTTTGTCTTCAGAAGAAAAAGAAGCATTACTTCATTCCGCTAAAACATTAAAAAGCATTATTGATAATTTAGATTTACAATTAGTAGCAGTATAA
- a CDS encoding cation transporter, which translates to MILNFIIFFVGLYVLIKGSDKFIFHIKLVAESFKVSEYVIGLILASIATTLPEITVSIIASLQGDSSLALGNALGSVLVNISLILGICSFFKPMKVDEKAWRNSFFLLLITTFLWFLMIDSIISRIEGFILIIIYVVFLFRVYKDNKKIEEEDKNIKFPTRSIIWVFLSGLAIVIGARLLVTSAINIARSFGISEAIIGLTLVAFGTSLPEFANSITSVVKKLPNIGTGNVIGANIINILIVVGLSSLINPIKVEKNIVQFILPLTLLVIFILTISLKRDNIIGRKTGFVLLLFYILFIIGSFSL; encoded by the coding sequence ATGATTTTAAATTTTATAATATTTTTTGTTGGACTATATGTTCTAATTAAAGGCTCAGATAAATTTATATTTCATATAAAGCTTGTTGCAGAAAGTTTCAAAGTAAGTGAATATGTAATAGGATTGATTTTAGCAAGTATAGCAACCACTTTACCAGAGATTACGGTTTCGATAATAGCATCGTTACAAGGAGATAGTAGTCTTGCTTTGGGAAATGCATTAGGAAGTGTATTAGTTAATATATCTCTTATTCTTGGAATTTGCTCTTTTTTTAAGCCAATGAAAGTTGATGAAAAGGCGTGGAGAAACTCTTTCTTTTTGCTTTTAATTACCACCTTCTTATGGTTTTTAATGATTGATAGTATTATATCAAGGATTGAAGGATTTATTTTAATAATTATATATGTGGTGTTTCTGTTTAGAGTTTATAAGGATAATAAAAAGATTGAGGAAGAAGATAAAAATATTAAATTTCCAACAAGAAGTATAATTTGGGTTTTTCTCTCTGGGTTGGCTATAGTAATTGGGGCTCGATTATTGGTAACAAGTGCTATAAATATTGCAAGAAGCTTTGGAATTTCTGAGGCTATAATTGGATTAACATTAGTGGCTTTTGGCACATCATTACCAGAATTTGCTAATTCAATTACTTCTGTTGTAAAAAAGTTACCTAATATTGGTACTGGTAACGTTATTGGAGCAAACATAATAAATATATTAATAGTAGTGGGTCTTTCTTCTCTTATAAATCCCATAAAAGTTGAAAAAAATATTGTACAATTTATTTTACCGCTTACTCTACTTGTAATTTTTATTTTAACAATTTCTCTTAAAAGAGATAATATAATAGGAAGGAAAACAGGGTTTGTTCTATTGCTATTTTATATTCTATTTATCATAGGAAGTTTTTCTTTATAG
- a CDS encoding short-chain dehydrogenase produces MEPSFKKYWRDYKWSNIFEMVRNSFKKPKVCSDPFKGFVVITGATSGIGYQTARKYASFGAKLLTINRNKEKSESLCKELKDEFGAECSYIIADLSKLEDIKRVAKELSSINSDIDVLIHNAGIYLNRRVITEDGIEITFVVNYLSNFIITYSLLDKFKLQKHGRIIFVSSEGYRFAAWGLKLDDINWEKRKYTGLGAYGSAKLAQILSMMIFDEQLKGTGVTINAMHPGFVRTATGRDNDAVYKFFKRNILDRLASSPEVSAEALYYLGVSKEIEGVSGKFFNLTTIEELAPPAKDREVANDLWNLSLKLGGFV; encoded by the coding sequence ATGGAACCATCTTTTAAAAAATATTGGCGAGATTATAAGTGGTCAAACATTTTTGAAATGGTGAGAAATAGCTTCAAAAAACCAAAAGTTTGTAGTGATCCTTTTAAGGGTTTTGTTGTTATCACTGGCGCAACATCTGGAATTGGTTATCAAACTGCAAGAAAATACGCATCTTTTGGTGCAAAGTTATTGACTATAAATAGAAATAAAGAGAAATCAGAATCCCTTTGCAAAGAGCTAAAAGATGAATTTGGCGCAGAGTGTTCCTATATAATTGCTGATCTTAGTAAATTAGAAGACATAAAAAGAGTTGCAAAAGAACTTTCTTCAATAAACTCAGATATCGATGTCCTAATCCACAACGCAGGAATTTATCTAAATAGAAGAGTCATCACAGAAGATGGAATTGAAATTACTTTTGTAGTAAATTATCTTTCAAACTTTATAATAACTTATAGTTTACTTGATAAATTTAAACTCCAAAAACATGGAAGAATAATTTTTGTATCGTCGGAAGGCTACCGATTTGCTGCATGGGGTCTAAAATTAGACGATATAAATTGGGAAAAAAGAAAGTATACAGGTTTAGGCGCATATGGTTCAGCTAAATTGGCACAGATTCTCTCAATGATGATATTTGATGAACAGCTTAAAGGTACAGGTGTAACAATAAATGCAATGCATCCTGGTTTTGTTAGAACAGCAACAGGAAGAGATAACGACGCCGTTTATAAATTTTTTAAGAGAAATATCCTTGATAGACTTGCAAGCTCCCCTGAAGTTTCAGCAGAGGCTCTTTACTATCTTGGGGTTTCAAAGGAAATAGAAGGAGTGAGTGGTAAATTTTTCAATTTAACAACAATAGAAGAATTAGCACCCCCTGCAAAAGACCGTGAAGTAGCAAATGACTTATGGAATTTAAGTCTTAAGTTGGGTGGATTTGTATGA
- a CDS encoding ABC transporter: protein MRTLIYDAYSIFWREMKHFWDQKIRILVTIFQPFLWLALMGNMMSGFTNNPFGRMALGGVNYIDFMTPGIIVMTSLFGGIFGGTSVVWDRRWGFLNRVLSSPISRTAIPLGKMLATALQGAIQAVIIVIIATLFGVKFATGIFGILVIILLASCFNFTMAGLSIAIASRLRNMETLFAVMNLFTMPLMFTSSAMFPINVMPNWLATIAKWNPVTYVVNPLRTLVISGWNVEDIVKGFLYVLSLAIIMMFVARHQFKKSIA, encoded by the coding sequence ATGAGGACGTTAATATATGATGCTTATTCGATATTCTGGAGAGAAATGAAACATTTTTGGGATCAAAAAATTAGAATATTAGTTACAATCTTTCAACCTTTCCTATGGCTTGCCCTAATGGGAAATATGATGTCAGGATTTACAAATAATCCATTTGGCAGAATGGCTCTTGGAGGAGTAAATTACATTGATTTTATGACTCCAGGAATAATTGTAATGACATCCCTTTTTGGAGGAATTTTTGGTGGCACTTCAGTAGTATGGGATAGAAGATGGGGTTTTCTTAATAGAGTTCTTTCTTCTCCTATATCAAGAACTGCTATTCCTTTAGGCAAAATGCTTGCTACAGCCCTTCAAGGAGCAATTCAAGCAGTTATTATAGTTATTATTGCAACCCTTTTTGGAGTAAAGTTTGCTACTGGAATTTTTGGGATTTTAGTAATTATTCTTCTTGCGTCCTGCTTTAACTTTACAATGGCTGGTCTTTCCATTGCAATTGCTTCAAGATTAAGAAATATGGAAACTCTTTTTGCAGTAATGAACTTGTTTACTATGCCTTTAATGTTTACAAGTAGTGCAATGTTCCCTATAAATGTAATGCCTAATTGGCTTGCTACTATTGCTAAATGGAATCCTGTAACCTATGTAGTAAATCCATTAAGAACTTTAGTTATATCAGGATGGAATGTAGAGGATATTGTTAAGGGATTTTTATATGTACTCTCTCTTGCAATAATAATGATGTTTGTAGCAAGACATCAATTTAAAAAGAGTATAGCATAA
- a CDS encoding nitroreductase encodes MDVKDAIYERRALRSLSAFDVTEDLIYDLAEKASLAPSCFNNQPWRFVFTYEKETLQELFSALTPGNRWATNSSLIVTVFTKEDLDCKIKGRNYALFDTGMAVAFMMLRATELGLIAHPIAGYDEEKVKKILNIPEDMQVIALIIFGKKDSKLSDLLSDEQKEREKKRPERLPFEKFVYINKYST; translated from the coding sequence ATGGATGTAAAAGATGCAATTTATGAAAGGAGAGCATTGAGATCTCTTTCTGCTTTTGATGTCACAGAGGATCTGATCTATGATCTTGCAGAGAAAGCAAGCCTTGCACCTTCATGCTTTAATAATCAGCCATGGAGATTCGTATTTACTTATGAGAAGGAGACTCTTCAGGAACTTTTTAGTGCTCTAACTCCAGGCAATCGTTGGGCTACTAATTCCTCACTCATAGTTACAGTATTTACTAAAGAAGATTTAGATTGCAAAATCAAAGGAAGGAACTATGCTTTATTTGATACAGGAATGGCTGTGGCTTTTATGATGTTGAGAGCTACAGAGCTTGGTCTTATTGCTCATCCTATTGCGGGTTATGATGAGGAAAAGGTAAAAAAGATTTTAAATATTCCTGAGGATATGCAGGTGATAGCTTTGATTATATTTGGGAAAAAGGATAGTAAGCTAAGTGATCTGCTTAGTGATGAGCAAAAGGAAAGAGAAAAGAAAAGACCTGAAAGATTACCATTTGAAAAATTTGTTTATATTAATAAATATAGCACTTAA
- a CDS encoding AbrB family transcriptional regulator: protein MRRKVYGIATVSERGQIVIPQEAREDLSIKPGDKLMVMCVGPKVGLMLVKTEEILTFFEEMTRDIEELEKFVSKIKEEEKNESN from the coding sequence ATGAGAAGAAAAGTATATGGAATTGCAACTGTAAGTGAAAGAGGACAAATTGTAATTCCTCAGGAGGCAAGAGAGGACCTAAGCATTAAGCCTGGTGATAAACTAATGGTTATGTGTGTAGGACCTAAAGTTGGTCTTATGCTTGTTAAGACAGAGGAGATCTTGACCTTTTTTGAGGAGATGACACGAGATATTGAAGAATTAGAAAAGTTTGTATCCAAAATAAAGGAGGAGGAAAAGAATGAAAGTAATTGA
- a CDS encoding flavodoxin has product MEKQILIAYYSWSGNTRKIAELIHKKIDGNLFEIIPEKEYPSSYWVVVEQAKKEIQAGFKPKLKYKIDLEKYEIVFLGTPNWWSTIAPPVATFLTEYDFSGKIIAPFCTHGGGGQGRIKNYIQKLCPNANILSLLSIHEREVEKAEERVSEWLRNIGILK; this is encoded by the coding sequence ATGGAAAAACAAATCCTAATAGCCTACTATAGCTGGTCTGGAAATACTCGTAAAATAGCTGAGCTAATTCATAAAAAAATAGATGGTAATCTTTTTGAAATAATACCTGAAAAAGAATATCCTTCATCTTATTGGGTTGTTGTAGAACAAGCAAAAAAGGAAATACAAGCAGGATTTAAGCCCAAATTAAAATATAAAATTGATTTGGAAAAATATGAGATAGTCTTTTTAGGAACACCCAATTGGTGGAGTACAATAGCACCACCTGTAGCTACCTTTTTGACAGAGTATGATTTCTCCGGCAAAATTATAGCTCCTTTTTGTACCCATGGCGGAGGAGGACAAGGAAGGATAAAAAATTATATTCAAAAATTGTGCCCAAATGCCAATATATTAAGCTTGCTATCTATACATGAAAGGGAGGTAGAAAAAGCAGAAGAAAGAGTCTCTGAATGGTTACGAAATATTGGAATCCTTAAGTAA
- a CDS encoding aldo/keto reductase — translation MKYRKFGKTDIEVSILGFGAMRLPIIGGDHTAINEPEAIKMIRYAIDHGVNYVDTAYPYHGGKSEVVVGKALKDGYRNKTYVATKLPVWLTNSKEDCDKYLDEQLKRLDMEYVDFYLLHALNKDTWNKIYNFGVLDWAEKKIREGKFRYLGFSFHDDLETFKKIVDAYDWTFCQIQYNYIDIDYQAGREGLQYAANKGLAVVIMEPLRGGNLVNPPAKVRELMESYKVKRNPVEWALLWLWNQKEVTTVLSGMSTLEQVIENIKIAEKAEVGILDREDIELVERLRDTFLGIKAINCTQCQYCLPCPYGVDIPRNFHIYNEGFRYNNWGHAKWLYNNTLKPEEMASNCQKCGICETKCPQNLPIRDLLEMVARELGG, via the coding sequence ATGAAATATAGAAAATTTGGTAAAACTGATATTGAAGTTTCAATTTTGGGATTTGGAGCTATGAGGCTTCCAATTATTGGAGGAGACCATACTGCTATTAACGAGCCCGAAGCTATAAAAATGATAAGATATGCAATAGACCATGGGGTAAACTATGTAGATACAGCCTATCCTTACCATGGTGGAAAAAGCGAAGTTGTTGTTGGAAAAGCCTTAAAAGATGGTTATAGAAATAAAACCTACGTAGCCACAAAGCTTCCTGTTTGGCTAACAAATAGTAAAGAGGACTGCGATAAATATCTTGATGAACAATTGAAGAGATTAGACATGGAGTATGTTGATTTTTATCTTCTTCATGCATTGAATAAAGACACCTGGAACAAAATTTATAACTTTGGAGTGTTGGACTGGGCTGAAAAAAAGATTAGAGAAGGAAAATTTAGATATCTGGGATTTTCCTTCCATGACGATTTAGAAACCTTTAAAAAGATTGTAGATGCTTATGACTGGACTTTCTGTCAAATCCAATATAACTACATAGATATAGACTATCAGGCAGGAAGAGAAGGATTACAATATGCAGCAAATAAAGGTTTAGCAGTAGTAATAATGGAGCCATTAAGGGGAGGAAATCTCGTGAATCCTCCTGCAAAGGTGAGAGAATTGATGGAAAGCTACAAAGTTAAAAGAAACCCAGTAGAGTGGGCACTTTTATGGCTATGGAATCAAAAAGAGGTAACTACTGTACTTTCTGGGATGAGCACCTTGGAACAGGTTATAGAAAATATAAAAATAGCTGAAAAGGCAGAGGTCGGTATTTTAGATAGAGAAGATATAGAGTTAGTAGAAAGATTAAGAGACACATTCTTAGGAATAAAGGCAATAAATTGCACTCAATGTCAGTATTGTCTACCATGTCCTTATGGTGTTGACATACCTCGCAATTTCCATATATATAACGAAGGATTTAGATATAATAACTGGGGACATGCAAAGTGGCTCTATAATAACACTCTAAAACCTGAAGAAATGGCAAGTAACTGTCAAAAATGTGGAATATGCGAAACTAAATGTCCTCAAAATCTTCCTATTAGAGATTTATTAGAAATGGTTGCAAGAGAGTTAGGAGGTTAA
- a CDS encoding ABC transporter ATP-binding protein: MKVIEVKDLAKTYHSPFGDVHAVKGISFDVEEGEIFGFLGPNGAGKSTTIMMLTTLLKPTRGSAKICGFDIVENPNEVRHCIGYSAQDLTVDDSLTGWENMHLQGRFYHLSKDVVKERSEELLKLLRLYDRAKDKVETYSGGMRKRLDIAMALIHRPRVLFLDEPTLGLDVQTRKDIWEYIQRIRKENNMTIFLTTHYMEEADSLCDRIAIIDRGEIKALDTPRRLKDSIGGDLISLKIADGTENISGFLDKIRSLENVKNISSQDGRYTIVASQAERLVPVIFSIAQDLNIQITSITMKKPSLDDVYLAYTGREFRDEEGSREDAARMRRLIRRTR; the protein is encoded by the coding sequence ATGAAAGTAATTGAAGTAAAAGATCTTGCAAAAACTTATCATTCTCCTTTTGGAGATGTCCATGCTGTAAAGGGTATATCTTTTGATGTGGAAGAGGGAGAAATATTTGGATTTTTAGGTCCTAATGGGGCAGGGAAAAGTACAACTATTATGATGCTAACTACCCTTTTGAAACCAACAAGGGGTTCTGCCAAAATCTGTGGTTTTGATATAGTAGAGAATCCTAATGAGGTTAGACATTGTATTGGATATTCTGCACAGGACCTTACAGTGGATGATTCTCTAACAGGATGGGAAAATATGCATCTCCAAGGCAGGTTCTATCACCTTTCAAAAGATGTTGTAAAGGAGAGGTCTGAGGAACTTTTAAAACTACTACGTCTTTACGATCGAGCTAAGGATAAAGTAGAAACTTATTCTGGGGGAATGAGAAAAAGACTTGATATTGCTATGGCTCTTATTCATAGACCAAGGGTACTTTTTTTGGATGAACCTACTCTTGGTCTTGATGTTCAAACAAGAAAAGATATATGGGAATATATTCAAAGAATAAGGAAGGAAAATAATATGACCATATTTCTTACTACCCATTATATGGAAGAAGCAGATTCTTTATGTGATAGAATTGCAATAATTGATAGGGGAGAAATAAAAGCTCTTGATACACCGAGAAGGTTGAAAGACTCTATTGGTGGAGATCTTATTTCTTTAAAAATAGCGGACGGTACAGAAAATATTTCAGGCTTTTTAGATAAGATAAGAAGCTTGGAGAATGTGAAGAATATCTCTTCTCAAGATGGAAGATATACTATTGTAGCATCACAGGCGGAAAGATTGGTTCCTGTTATCTTTTCTATTGCACAAGATTTAAATATACAAATTACATCTATTACTATGAAAAAGCCTTCCTTAGATGATGTTTATCTTGCATATACAGGAAGAGAATTTAGGGATGAGGAAGGTTCAAGAGAAGATGCTGCGAGAATGAGAAGATTAATAAGGAGGACGAGATAA
- a CDS encoding flavodoxin, giving the protein MPKVLVIYDSVTGNTKEMAHEVAEGVKETGIEVVIKHVDDAKPEDLLNFDGIIVGSPAYCGTLTWKLKKFFDDSVSVAWGKVKGKIGAAFATSGGLGGGNEATLYSILTILLNYGYLVFGLPDYSAPGVTAHYGAVSVGAPKEAERKSARLLGRQMGEYLKRFNI; this is encoded by the coding sequence TTGCCTAAAGTACTTGTAATTTATGACAGTGTTACAGGAAATACCAAAGAAATGGCACATGAAGTAGCAGAAGGGGTAAAAGAAACTGGAATAGAAGTGGTTATAAAGCATGTAGATGATGCAAAACCAGAAGACTTGCTAAATTTTGATGGCATAATTGTTGGTTCCCCTGCTTATTGTGGAACCTTAACTTGGAAACTTAAAAAATTCTTTGATGATAGTGTTAGTGTTGCTTGGGGTAAAGTCAAAGGGAAAATTGGAGCAGCCTTTGCTACTTCAGGCGGACTTGGTGGAGGGAATGAAGCCACATTATATTCCATTCTTACGATACTTTTAAATTATGGTTATTTAGTCTTTGGACTTCCAGATTACTCTGCACCTGGAGTTACTGCCCATTATGGTGCAGTTTCTGTAGGTGCCCCTAAAGAAGCAGAAAGAAAATCTGCAAGGCTTCTTGGAAGACAAATGGGAGAATACCTAAAGAGATTTAATATATAA